In Micromonospora sp. WMMD980, the following are encoded in one genomic region:
- a CDS encoding PP2C family protein-serine/threonine phosphatase, with protein sequence MSEPEARARQILTGAPTDLIVDRLAAELLRTYGITRTELYQVDYRLTELLPLGGGEALTGPGHPAWHAFDHQEPMVADGTGWFPVGMRGERRGVLRVSPMPTDPDARRELDIVATVLGHELAAVTSTTDIYLTNRRSRRLTLAAEMQWEMLPGRSRIRPSFSLAGQLEPAYAVRGDSFDWSDDGHRLWLAVLNGFGEGVAAALLTSLATFALRNARRGGLGLADQAALADQAIYAQHRGEQHLSVLLMELDLATGELAAVDAGSPHLIRLRDGEVAQQELDKQFPLGMFDGTDYREQRFQLARGDRLFVVSDGVVDATAERIRYGESALDRFLRRTGPLEPLDAVRSLIGDLRAFVAGDLVDDAVVVCLDWSGPQPGTGPAQ encoded by the coding sequence ATGAGCGAACCGGAGGCTCGCGCGCGTCAGATCCTGACCGGTGCGCCCACCGATCTCATCGTCGACCGGCTCGCCGCCGAGCTGCTGCGTACCTACGGGATCACCCGCACCGAGCTCTACCAGGTCGACTACCGGCTCACCGAACTGCTGCCGCTGGGCGGCGGCGAGGCGCTCACCGGCCCCGGCCATCCGGCCTGGCACGCCTTCGACCACCAGGAGCCGATGGTCGCCGACGGCACCGGCTGGTTCCCGGTGGGGATGCGGGGCGAGCGGCGCGGTGTGCTCCGGGTCTCGCCCATGCCGACCGACCCGGACGCCCGGCGCGAACTGGACATCGTCGCCACCGTCCTCGGGCACGAGCTGGCCGCCGTCACCTCGACCACCGACATCTACCTGACCAACCGGCGCAGCCGGCGGCTCACCCTGGCCGCCGAGATGCAGTGGGAGATGCTGCCCGGCCGCAGCCGGATCCGCCCGTCGTTCAGTCTGGCCGGCCAGCTCGAGCCGGCCTACGCGGTGCGTGGCGACAGCTTCGACTGGTCCGACGACGGCCACCGGCTCTGGTTGGCGGTGCTCAACGGCTTCGGTGAGGGGGTGGCCGCGGCGCTGCTCACCTCGCTGGCCACCTTCGCGCTGCGCAACGCGCGCCGGGGTGGGCTCGGCCTGGCCGACCAGGCCGCCCTGGCCGACCAGGCGATCTACGCGCAGCACCGGGGAGAGCAGCACCTCTCCGTGCTGTTGATGGAGCTGGACCTGGCCACCGGGGAGCTGGCCGCGGTGGACGCCGGCTCACCGCACCTGATCCGGCTGCGCGACGGCGAGGTGGCCCAGCAGGAGCTGGACAAGCAGTTCCCGCTCGGCATGTTCGACGGCACCGACTACCGGGAACAGCGGTTCCAGTTGGCTCGCGGCGACCGGCTCTTCGTGGTCAGCGACGGGGTGGTCGACGCCACCGCCGAGCGGATCCGCTACGGCGAGTCGGCCCTGGACCGGTTCCTGCGCCGGACCGGCCCGCTGGAACCACTGGACGCGGTCCGGTCCCTGATCGGCGACCTGCGGGCCTTCGTCGCCGGTGACCTCGTCGACGACGCGGTGGTGGTCTGCCTGGACTGGTCGGGCCCGCAGCCGGGGACCGGCCCGGCTCAGTAG
- a CDS encoding MarR family winged helix-turn-helix transcriptional regulator: protein MSAALDEAAGTLLAVWEAAREQTTSRLSGAQLRAVMVVEQYDGINLRRLATLTDMLLSSASRLCDRLVAAGMLEREPGRHDRREISLHLTPEAERLLAELRADRWRRLARILDAMSPDGRSALLRGMREFDEIGRRGAASVAGGWPVLQPSGGRISDPLTDLAAPSRPMVTRRPGEPLPPDEPPSVRSA from the coding sequence ATGTCCGCTGCCCTGGACGAGGCGGCGGGCACCCTGCTCGCCGTCTGGGAGGCGGCCCGCGAGCAGACCACCAGCCGGCTTTCCGGGGCACAGTTGCGCGCGGTCATGGTCGTCGAGCAGTACGACGGGATCAACCTCCGTCGGCTCGCCACGCTCACCGACATGCTGCTCTCCTCCGCCAGCCGGCTCTGCGACCGTCTGGTGGCCGCCGGCATGCTGGAGCGGGAACCGGGCCGCCACGACCGCCGGGAGATCTCGCTGCACCTCACCCCGGAGGCCGAGCGGCTCCTCGCCGAGCTGCGCGCCGACCGGTGGCGTCGGTTGGCGCGGATCCTGGACGCGATGAGCCCGGACGGGCGGTCGGCCCTGCTGCGCGGGATGCGCGAGTTCGACGAGATCGGGCGTCGGGGAGCGGCGTCGGTCGCCGGAGGATGGCCGGTGTTGCAGCCGTCCGGGGGGCGGATCTCCGATCCCCTGACCGACCTGGCCGCGCCGTCGCGGCCCATGGTGACGCGCCGACCTGGTGAGCCGCTGCCGCCCGACGAGCCGCCGTCGGTCCGCAGCGCCTGA
- a CDS encoding cobalamin-dependent protein (Presence of a B(12) (cobalamin)-binding domain implies dependence on cobalamin itself, in one of its several forms, or in some unusual lineages, dependence on a cobalamin-like analog.) — protein sequence MSPGGRIGPEALAAYLEHLERADRAGAVALARGLLAEGRSVADVLVDLVAVAQREIGRRWLTGSWRVAQEHAATHVSELVVDALGAAVGAPHRGHVVVACVEGEWHALAARIVSEVVRAAGWRVTFLGASVPARHLVSYLHQTGPDAVLLSCVQPNRLVRAARMVEASRAAGVPVLAGGPGFGPQGRWATAIGAAAWGASARDAVRLLAVPLPAGSHTGPPPPPADDGYVAVLHRRRELVRLALAAVDPPEETAEDVASGIAHLVDALIAAARVDDDRLLLDFVEWQEEALTARGGRRLLDDVLATLERTLSEHPRAAARLRDAWAAYTAG from the coding sequence GTGAGCCCGGGCGGCCGGATCGGGCCGGAAGCCCTGGCCGCGTACCTCGAACATCTGGAACGGGCCGACCGGGCCGGCGCCGTGGCGTTGGCCCGGGGCCTGCTGGCGGAGGGCCGCTCGGTCGCGGACGTGCTCGTCGACCTGGTCGCGGTGGCCCAGCGGGAGATCGGGCGACGCTGGCTCACCGGTTCCTGGCGCGTCGCGCAGGAACACGCCGCCACCCACGTCAGCGAGCTGGTGGTCGACGCGCTGGGCGCGGCCGTCGGCGCGCCGCACCGGGGCCACGTGGTGGTGGCCTGCGTCGAGGGCGAGTGGCACGCGTTGGCGGCCCGGATCGTCAGCGAGGTGGTCCGGGCGGCCGGCTGGCGGGTGACGTTCCTGGGCGCCAGCGTGCCGGCCCGCCACCTGGTCTCCTACCTGCACCAGACCGGCCCGGACGCGGTGCTGTTGAGCTGTGTCCAGCCCAACCGGCTCGTCCGGGCGGCGCGCATGGTGGAGGCCAGCCGGGCTGCCGGGGTGCCGGTGCTGGCCGGTGGCCCCGGCTTCGGCCCGCAGGGCCGGTGGGCGACGGCGATCGGCGCGGCGGCCTGGGGAGCCAGTGCCCGGGACGCGGTGCGGCTGCTGGCCGTGCCGTTGCCCGCCGGCTCGCACACCGGCCCACCGCCCCCACCGGCCGATGACGGGTACGTGGCGGTGCTGCACCGCCGACGGGAGCTGGTCCGGCTCGCGCTGGCCGCGGTGGACCCGCCGGAGGAGACCGCCGAGGACGTCGCGTCGGGCATCGCGCACCTGGTCGACGCGCTGATCGCGGCGGCCCGGGTGGACGACGACCGGCTGCTGCTGGACTTCGTCGAGTGGCAGGAGGAGGCGCTCACCGCCCGGGGCGGCCGGCGCCTGCTCGACGACGTGCTCGCCACCCTGGAACGGACCCTGTCCGAGCATCCCCGGGCGGCCGCCCGACTGCGCGACGCCTGGGCCGCGTACACCGCCGGTTGA
- a CDS encoding PP2C family protein-serine/threonine phosphatase, translated as MAGSALPADDRLARELLDGSAEAVVTTGPAGVVALVNTMATALLPELTPGVALAGCRVPALAEAARAGADTFESEHHGRRLRGLRRELAGDRCAWYVRDVTEEQARTDALLAERSRTAFLAQAGSRLGLSLHREQTLRTAVTLPVPYLADVAVVVHRPPPPAEDEPHWIRYAANDSGPVTGVAGWRTAESVPGLVEALEGDLTEPSPWLDAELADLAEVLPAGFGRPGTVLISPMPSAGGPAGALVLARRPERAGFDQREIALAREFAGRAGAALAAAELYGEQTHLARVLQNSLLPPKLPRLDGMTLAGGYRAAGDSLRIGGDFYDLFPTPAGGLFALGDVCGKGVGAAVLTGRVRQSLQTLRLVEQRPRELMELLNRALLDAPGAAARAQFTTLLLGTLSREPDGGLLVRVAGGGHPAPLVIRAGGGIDVVRVGGMPVGALTAARFAEAEVRLAPGDLLLAYTDGVTEARGGPTELAMFGDDRLCQALASGAGLPPAALVDRVLQLVDEWLDGQPHDDIAMLAVAAS; from the coding sequence GTGGCCGGGAGCGCGCTGCCGGCCGACGACCGCCTCGCCCGCGAGCTGCTGGACGGGTCGGCCGAGGCGGTCGTGACGACCGGCCCGGCCGGCGTGGTGGCCCTGGTCAACACCATGGCGACGGCGCTGCTCCCCGAATTGACACCGGGCGTCGCCCTGGCCGGCTGCCGGGTGCCCGCGCTGGCCGAGGCGGCCCGCGCCGGCGCCGACACGTTCGAGAGCGAGCACCACGGGCGGCGGCTGCGCGGCCTGCGCCGGGAGCTGGCCGGAGACCGCTGCGCATGGTATGTGCGGGACGTCACCGAGGAACAGGCCCGCACCGACGCGCTGCTCGCCGAGCGTTCCCGCACCGCCTTCCTGGCCCAAGCCGGCAGCCGGCTCGGGCTCTCCCTGCACCGCGAGCAGACGCTGCGCACCGCCGTGACGCTGCCGGTGCCCTACCTGGCCGACGTCGCCGTGGTGGTGCACCGACCGCCGCCGCCGGCCGAGGACGAACCGCACTGGATCCGGTACGCCGCGAACGACTCCGGCCCGGTCACCGGCGTGGCCGGCTGGCGGACGGCGGAGTCGGTCCCCGGCCTGGTCGAGGCGCTCGAAGGCGACCTCACCGAGCCCAGTCCCTGGCTCGACGCCGAACTGGCCGACCTGGCCGAGGTGCTCCCGGCCGGCTTCGGTCGGCCGGGCACCGTGCTGATCAGCCCCATGCCCAGCGCCGGCGGGCCGGCCGGGGCACTGGTCCTCGCCCGTCGCCCCGAGCGCGCGGGTTTCGACCAGCGGGAGATCGCGCTGGCCCGCGAGTTCGCCGGCCGGGCCGGTGCCGCGCTGGCGGCCGCCGAGCTGTACGGCGAACAGACGCACCTGGCCCGGGTCCTCCAGAACAGCCTGCTGCCGCCGAAGCTGCCGCGCCTGGACGGGATGACCCTGGCCGGCGGCTACCGGGCCGCCGGGGACAGCCTGCGCATCGGCGGCGACTTCTACGACCTGTTCCCCACCCCGGCCGGCGGCCTTTTCGCGCTCGGTGACGTCTGCGGCAAGGGCGTGGGCGCGGCGGTGCTCACCGGCCGGGTCCGCCAGTCGTTGCAGACCCTGCGCCTGGTCGAGCAGCGCCCCCGGGAGCTGATGGAGCTGCTCAACCGGGCGCTGCTCGACGCACCGGGCGCCGCCGCGCGGGCCCAGTTCACCACGCTCCTGCTCGGCACTCTGAGCCGGGAGCCCGACGGCGGGCTCCTGGTCCGGGTGGCCGGTGGCGGGCATCCCGCGCCCCTGGTGATCCGCGCCGGCGGCGGGATCGACGTGGTCCGGGTGGGCGGCATGCCGGTCGGCGCGCTGACCGCGGCGCGATTCGCCGAGGCCGAGGTCCGGCTGGCGCCGGGCGACCTGCTGCTGGCGTACACCGACGGGGTGACCGAGGCCCGGGGTGGCCCCACCGAGCTGGCCATGTTCGGCGACGACCGGCTGTGTCAGGCGCTCGCCTCCGGTGCCGGGCTGCCGCCGGCCGCGCTGGTCGACCGGGTGCTCCAGCTCGTCGACGAGTGGCTCGACGGGCAGCCGCACGACGACATCGCCATGCTGGCCGTGGCGGCGTCGTGA
- a CDS encoding ROK family protein — protein sequence MAGMWQCQVVTSASTVGAVRQGSLRELNLAVVLRRIAAADHPPSRAGLAAETGLTRATVSAVVDDLIAGRLVAEAEPAPRTGAGRPARGLVLAADGPAGLGLEVNVDYLAACVVDLTGTVRHHLVRRADLRPTSPADALARLAALAAEARAAAVRDGLTLAGAALAVPGLVGEDGLVRLAPNLGWRDVDVPALLAGHPLAEPVDGVPPLMVDNEANLAALGELYAGAPRARSFLHVTGEIGIGAGIVLDGALYRGARGWSGEIGHFPVQPQGRPCRCGGQGCLERYAGQEAILAAAGLPGAELPADTAATRLADLAGGGDPATLAALADAGTALGVAVAGVVNLLDLDTVVLGGGYAPLAPWLCPPVVAEISRRVLTAAWSPVTVRPAVLGAQSAAVGGATSVVRRIVDHPVGWLARTP from the coding sequence ATGGCGGGGATGTGGCAGTGTCAAGTGGTGACCAGCGCCAGCACCGTCGGAGCGGTCCGGCAGGGCAGCCTGCGCGAGTTGAACCTCGCGGTCGTGCTCCGGCGGATCGCCGCGGCCGACCACCCGCCGTCGCGGGCCGGGCTCGCCGCCGAGACCGGGCTGACCCGGGCCACCGTCTCCGCCGTCGTCGACGACCTGATCGCCGGGCGGCTGGTCGCCGAGGCGGAACCGGCCCCGCGCACCGGCGCGGGCCGGCCGGCCCGGGGCCTGGTGCTGGCCGCCGACGGCCCGGCCGGGCTGGGCCTGGAGGTGAACGTCGACTACCTGGCCGCCTGCGTCGTCGACCTCACCGGCACCGTCCGGCACCATCTGGTCCGCCGCGCCGACCTGCGCCCGACCTCCCCCGCCGACGCGCTCGCCCGGCTGGCCGCGCTCGCCGCCGAGGCGCGCGCCGCAGCCGTACGCGACGGACTGACCCTGGCCGGCGCGGCGCTGGCCGTGCCCGGCCTGGTGGGCGAGGACGGCCTGGTCCGGCTCGCGCCGAACCTCGGCTGGCGGGACGTGGACGTGCCGGCGCTGCTGGCCGGGCACCCGCTCGCCGAGCCGGTCGACGGCGTCCCGCCGCTCATGGTCGACAACGAGGCCAACCTCGCCGCGCTCGGCGAGCTGTACGCCGGAGCGCCCCGGGCCCGCAGCTTCCTGCACGTCACCGGCGAGATCGGCATCGGCGCCGGGATCGTGCTCGACGGGGCGCTCTATCGGGGTGCCCGCGGCTGGAGCGGAGAGATCGGTCACTTCCCGGTCCAACCACAGGGCCGGCCGTGCCGCTGCGGCGGTCAGGGTTGCCTGGAGCGGTACGCCGGCCAGGAGGCGATCCTGGCCGCCGCCGGCCTGCCCGGCGCGGAGCTGCCCGCCGACACCGCCGCCACCCGCCTGGCCGACCTGGCCGGGGGCGGCGACCCGGCCACGCTCGCCGCGCTCGCCGACGCCGGCACCGCGCTCGGGGTGGCGGTGGCGGGCGTGGTGAACCTGCTGGATCTGGACACCGTGGTGCTCGGAGGCGGATACGCGCCGCTCGCGCCCTGGCTGTGCCCGCCGGTGGTGGCGGAGATCTCCCGGCGGGTGCTGACCGCCGCGTGGTCCCCGGTCACGGTGCGGCCCGCGGTGTTGGGGGCCCAGTCCGCCGCGGTCGGCGGCGCCACCTCGGTGGTCCGCCGGATCGTCGACCACCCGGTCGGCTGGCTCGCCCGGACGCCCTGA
- the xylA gene encoding xylose isomerase, which produces MAPRPTPADKFSFGLWTVGWPARDPFGDATRPELDAVEAVHRLAELGAYGITFHDDDLVPFGADAATRDARVSRFRKALDETGLVVPMVTTNLFNHPVFKDGGFTSNDRDVRRYALRKVLRNVDLAAEMGAKTFVMWGGREGAEYDVAKNVQAALERYREAVDLLCQYVVDNGYDLRFALEPKPNEPRGDILLPTVGHALGFISTLARPEMVGLNPEVGHEQMAGLNFAHGIAQALWQGKLFHIDLNGQRGIKYDQDLVFGHGDLLNAFALVDLLEHGGPDGGPAYDGPRHFDYKPSRTEDITGVWASAAANMSTYLLLKERAAAFRADPEVAEALAVARVAELATPTLDPGEGYAELLADRSAFEEFDPEAAGAKGFGFVRLNQLAVEHLLGAR; this is translated from the coding sequence ATGGCACCCCGTCCCACCCCCGCGGACAAGTTCTCCTTCGGCCTCTGGACCGTGGGCTGGCCGGCCCGCGACCCGTTCGGCGACGCCACCCGCCCCGAGCTGGACGCCGTCGAGGCGGTGCACCGGCTCGCCGAGCTGGGCGCGTACGGCATCACCTTCCACGACGACGACCTGGTTCCCTTCGGTGCGGACGCCGCCACCCGCGACGCCCGGGTCAGCCGGTTCCGCAAGGCCCTCGACGAGACCGGCCTGGTCGTGCCGATGGTCACCACCAACCTGTTCAACCACCCGGTGTTCAAGGACGGCGGGTTCACCAGCAACGACCGGGACGTGCGCCGCTACGCGCTGCGCAAGGTGCTGCGCAACGTCGACCTCGCCGCCGAGATGGGCGCGAAGACGTTCGTCATGTGGGGCGGCCGGGAGGGCGCCGAGTACGACGTGGCCAAGAACGTCCAGGCCGCGCTGGAGCGTTACCGCGAGGCCGTCGACCTGCTCTGCCAGTACGTCGTCGACAACGGCTACGACCTGCGCTTCGCCCTGGAGCCCAAGCCGAACGAGCCCCGGGGCGACATCCTGCTGCCCACCGTCGGCCACGCGCTCGGCTTCATCTCCACCCTGGCCCGCCCGGAGATGGTCGGGCTCAACCCGGAGGTCGGCCACGAGCAGATGGCCGGGCTGAACTTCGCCCACGGCATCGCCCAGGCGCTCTGGCAGGGCAAGCTGTTCCACATCGACCTCAACGGCCAGCGCGGCATCAAGTACGACCAGGACCTGGTCTTCGGCCACGGCGACCTGCTCAACGCGTTCGCCCTCGTCGACCTGCTGGAGCACGGCGGCCCGGACGGCGGCCCGGCCTACGACGGCCCGCGCCACTTCGACTACAAGCCGTCGCGCACCGAGGACATCACCGGCGTGTGGGCGTCGGCGGCCGCGAACATGAGCACCTACCTGCTGCTCAAGGAGCGGGCCGCGGCGTTCCGCGCCGACCCGGAGGTCGCCGAGGCGCTCGCCGTCGCCCGGGTGGCCGAGCTGGCCACGCCGACGCTCGACCCGGGCGAGGGCTACGCCGAGCTGCTCGCCGACCGGAGCGCCTTCGAGGAGTTCGACCCGGAGGCCGCCGGGGCGAAGGGCTTCGGCTTCGTCCGGCTCAACCAGCTCGCCGTCGAGCACCTGCTCGGCGCGCGCTGA
- the xylB gene encoding xylulokinase produces MPLVAGVDSSTQSCKVVVRDAETGALVRQGRAPHPPGTEVDPYAWWDALRAALAEAGGLADVAAVSVGGQQHGMVCLDEAGEVVRPALLWNDTRSADAARDLVEEAGGGETGRRFWADATGAVPVASFTATKLRWLARHEPANADRVAAVCLPHDWLTWKLAGAPGLAALRTDRGDASGTGYWSPRAGEYRLDLLERAFGRRIRVPAVLGPAEAAGRLDLATLGEAPAGGPGSGAALLGPGTGDNAAAALGVGAGPGDVVVSIGTSGTVFAVTDTPAADASGAVAGFADASGRFLPLVATLNAARVLDAAATLLGVDLDTLGELALSAPPGADGLVLVPYLEGERTPNRPDATGTLHGLTLATSTPAHLARAAVEGLLCGLADGLDALLAQGARADRIILVGGGARSAAVRRIAPQVFGRPVVVPPPGEYVADGAARQAAWVALGGDAPPHWSIGDIEEYTAAPTPTIRERYAHARG; encoded by the coding sequence ATGCCGCTCGTCGCCGGGGTCGACTCGTCGACCCAGTCCTGCAAGGTGGTCGTCCGGGACGCGGAGACCGGCGCGCTGGTCCGGCAGGGCCGCGCGCCGCACCCGCCCGGCACCGAGGTCGACCCGTACGCCTGGTGGGACGCCCTGCGGGCGGCGCTGGCCGAGGCCGGCGGGCTGGCCGACGTGGCCGCCGTCTCGGTCGGCGGCCAGCAGCACGGCATGGTCTGCCTGGACGAGGCGGGTGAGGTGGTCCGCCCGGCGCTGCTGTGGAACGACACCCGGTCCGCCGACGCGGCCCGGGACCTGGTCGAGGAGGCCGGCGGCGGGGAGACCGGCCGCCGGTTCTGGGCCGACGCGACGGGCGCGGTGCCGGTGGCCAGCTTCACCGCCACCAAGCTGCGCTGGCTGGCCCGGCACGAGCCGGCCAACGCCGACCGGGTGGCCGCGGTCTGCCTGCCGCACGACTGGCTGACCTGGAAGCTGGCCGGCGCGCCCGGCCTGGCCGCGCTGCGCACCGACCGCGGCGACGCCAGCGGCACCGGCTACTGGTCGCCGCGCGCCGGCGAATACCGGCTCGACCTACTGGAACGGGCCTTCGGCCGGCGGATCCGGGTGCCGGCCGTGCTGGGTCCGGCCGAGGCGGCCGGTCGGCTCGACCTGGCGACGCTCGGCGAGGCCCCGGCCGGCGGCCCGGGGTCCGGCGCGGCCCTGCTCGGGCCGGGCACCGGGGACAACGCCGCGGCGGCGCTCGGCGTCGGCGCCGGCCCGGGCGACGTGGTGGTCTCGATCGGCACCTCCGGCACCGTCTTCGCGGTCACCGACACTCCGGCCGCGGACGCCTCCGGCGCGGTGGCCGGCTTCGCCGACGCCAGCGGCCGGTTCCTGCCGCTGGTCGCCACGCTGAACGCGGCCCGGGTGCTCGACGCCGCCGCCACCCTGCTCGGCGTCGACCTCGACACGCTCGGCGAGCTGGCCCTGTCCGCCCCGCCGGGCGCGGACGGGCTGGTGCTCGTGCCCTACCTGGAGGGGGAGCGGACGCCGAACCGGCCGGACGCCACCGGCACGCTGCACGGCCTCACGCTGGCCACCTCGACGCCGGCGCACCTGGCCCGGGCCGCCGTCGAGGGGCTGCTCTGCGGGCTGGCCGACGGTCTCGACGCGCTGCTCGCGCAGGGCGCCCGCGCGGACCGGATCATCCTGGTCGGCGGCGGCGCCCGGTCCGCCGCGGTCCGGCGGATCGCCCCGCAGGTGTTCGGCCGCCCGGTGGTGGTCCCGCCGCCGGGGGAGTACGTCGCGGACGGCGCGGCCCGGCAGGCGGCGTGGGTGGCGCTGGGCGGGGACGCCCCGCCGCACTGGTCCATCGGCGACATCGAGGAGTACACCGCCGCTCCCACCCCCACCATCCGCGAGCGCTACGCGCACGCCCGGGGTTAA
- a CDS encoding MFS transporter, which produces MSDTTVSRRGNAAHRFYSVVVFVVLASLDNVAIGLVPPLYGPISGALGVPQRLLGLVTAVSFLVSAAAAVGWAYVGDRTNRKPLLMVGTLIWAAGTGGSALADRYPTFLAAQLVAAIGLGAVGSVGFSVVTDLISPRRRGLVMSFWGLSQGVGTLAGTLAGGLLGATDWRRPFLLLTGVGLAATVAYLFTYDIARGQSEPELAGALDAGREYDYRISRADVPRILARRTNRWLILQGLTAQAAFGSLVWLPVLFSQRAEAQGYSAATAVVVGSVFATLFQLGGVLSIVGGLVGDALQRRTPSGRALVAAVGILAAVPFYLVLFFVPIHIDVPDGGGSGAVVAAVLTSVLTEPTVGLSLLTAVVALALTSANSPNWFALIADVNPPEHRGTVYSLGNLVNGVGRAAGNGLVGVAFAALRVAFPPPLNYAVGLAAFQLFFVPTGIMYWLAARTSPRDIAQVHALLHTRADRLEEGAPS; this is translated from the coding sequence ATGAGCGACACGACGGTCTCCCGGCGCGGGAACGCGGCGCACCGGTTCTACAGCGTCGTGGTCTTCGTGGTGCTCGCCTCGCTGGACAACGTGGCGATCGGCCTGGTGCCGCCGCTGTACGGGCCGATCTCCGGCGCGCTCGGCGTACCCCAGCGGTTGCTCGGCCTGGTCACCGCCGTCAGCTTCCTGGTCAGCGCGGCGGCGGCGGTGGGTTGGGCGTACGTCGGCGACCGCACCAACCGCAAGCCGCTGCTCATGGTCGGCACGCTGATCTGGGCGGCCGGCACCGGCGGCAGCGCGCTGGCCGACCGGTACCCGACCTTCCTGGCCGCCCAACTCGTCGCCGCGATCGGGCTGGGCGCGGTCGGCTCGGTCGGCTTCTCCGTGGTCACCGACCTGATCTCGCCGCGCCGGCGCGGCCTGGTGATGAGCTTCTGGGGCCTGTCCCAGGGCGTCGGCACGCTGGCCGGCACGCTGGCCGGGGGACTGCTCGGGGCGACCGACTGGCGGCGACCGTTCCTGCTGCTCACCGGCGTGGGCCTGGCCGCCACCGTGGCCTACCTGTTCACGTACGACATCGCGCGCGGGCAGAGCGAGCCGGAACTGGCCGGGGCGCTGGACGCCGGCCGCGAGTACGACTACCGGATCAGCCGCGCCGACGTGCCCCGGATCCTGGCCCGCCGGACCAACCGCTGGCTGATCCTGCAGGGGCTCACCGCGCAGGCCGCGTTCGGTTCGTTGGTCTGGCTGCCGGTGTTGTTCAGCCAGCGGGCCGAGGCGCAGGGCTACTCGGCGGCCACCGCCGTGGTGGTGGGCAGCGTGTTCGCCACCCTGTTCCAGCTCGGCGGCGTGTTGTCCATCGTGGGCGGGTTGGTCGGCGACGCGCTGCAACGGCGTACGCCGAGTGGCCGGGCCCTGGTCGCGGCCGTGGGCATCCTCGCAGCCGTGCCGTTCTACCTGGTGCTGTTCTTCGTGCCGATCCACATCGACGTGCCCGACGGCGGCGGCTCCGGCGCGGTGGTGGCGGCCGTGCTGACCAGCGTGCTGACCGAGCCGACGGTCGGGCTGAGCCTGCTCACCGCCGTGGTCGCGCTGGCACTGACCTCGGCCAACTCGCCGAACTGGTTCGCGCTGATCGCGGACGTGAACCCGCCCGAGCACCGGGGCACGGTCTACAGCCTCGGCAACCTGGTCAACGGCGTGGGTCGGGCGGCCGGCAACGGGCTCGTGGGGGTGGCGTTCGCGGCGCTGCGGGTGGCGTTCCCGCCGCCGCTGAACTACGCCGTCGGGCTGGCCGCGTTCCAGCTGTTCTTCGTGCCGACCGGGATCATGTACTGGCTGGCCGCCCGCACCTCACCCCGGGACATCGCCCAGGTGCACGCGCTCCTGCACACCCGCGCCGACCGCCTCGAAGAAGGGGCCCCCTCCTGA